The Pyrenophora tritici-repentis strain M4 chromosome 9, whole genome shotgun sequence sequence ATCTTTACGATTATCTTCTTCCGCCAACTCCTCCAGAAGCCGTTGTTGTCGTTCTGCAGCTACCTTCTCACGGTATGCCTGGAGTACTCGCTGTTCAAACATTCGCGCTGCAAATATCTGAAACATTCGCCTGCCCTCCTCCATGCGCTGCTCCTCAGTCATAGTGCCCTGAGCTGAATTAGTTGCAAGTAGATAGTCCAACGCAGAATACGCACTTCCTCGtcctcttcatcctcctcgtAGTCCTCATCGTCGTAttcctcgtcgtcttcgcccTCGTCGTCGTAGTCGTCTTCCTCtggcggcggagcgttgtGACTGTGGCCGCTGTACGAACGATGCTGCATGTTTGGATGGGCCTGGTGGAACTGGGCCTCTTCTTCACGCTGCATTCTACGCTCGGCAAGCTGCTCCATCATCTCGATGAACTTCTTCCCATCGTTCTTGAGCAAATCGTCAGCAACGGTAAGAATGCCACCTAAAACGATGAATCAGCATGCTCCCAAAGCAGATACGGGCATATGCATACCTTTGACTTGTAAACTGCTGCCAAAGCGAAGAAAGTCTGTGGGCTCGGGCGGCGGTAGACTCGGTTCCCCTGAGCTGTATTCGCCTTCGGACGAGATGTCGCTGTCGTACTCGGactctccctcttcttcttcaccCGAGTCGTACTCTtcttcatcgtcgtcgtcgtcgtaggGGCCGGGTGGAGGTGGGGCGTTTAGCAGGGGCCGCGGGTGAGGAGCACTGGATGCATAACCATAATTAGCCTCGGGAATGAAACTACCGATGTCTTGCTGGTGGTGCGCGTACTGCTCGAGTTCTTCATAATATGCGTCGTACAAGACCTCCAGCTCCTCCTCAATGGCGGTGCGCTTGCGCCCGCAGACGGTACAGCTGCACGAGTGCTTCTGCTGCTCCTTCATCTTGCGCAAGACCGCCTCCTTCTCAATCTTGACCAGCGACTTGCGCTCGTCTTCGCCCAGGGACAGCCAAAAGTCGCGTATGCGCTCCCGCTCCTCGACCGATGACGTGTTCCATATGCGGTCCTTTTTGGGGCCAGATCGCGTCGTCGAGATTCCAGACGACACGGCATGGTTGGGCGCGGGGCTGTGGCGCGGTGCACTGTGCTGCGAGTAGGAAAGCGGAGGAGGTCCCGAGGgcgccttcttcttccttcGCGGCTTCTTGCTGGAGCCGCCCCGGACGGGAGCATGACCGTAGCCCTGTTGGTAGTCGCCATTCGCGCCATATGTGTGCTCGTACTCCTCGTCCGAGTAGTAGTCGCCTTCTTCGTATGGGGGCTCCTCCAGCTCAGGCTCCGCATATTGTTGGCCGCCGGGAGCCAGGGCGGGGGTGGCACCATTTCTCGCAGGCGCGGGCGCAGAGGCAGGCGCAGGCGGGTCCTGGGCAGCCCTCTTTGCGGCTTCCTTCTCCCGTCGCTTCTGCTTCTTGCGGTTCACGGCGGTCGGGGCGGAATCGTGGGTTGCGGTAGTGCCGTTGGGCGGCATTGTTGCCGGGGCGGGTCCTCGTGGTCCTTGGGCCATGAATCcaaacaacaacaccaaacAAGCTCGCTGGTGCTAGGTGAGACTATTGCTACGAAGAATCTCGGGGGACGAGGGCTCCGGCTATGCGCCCGTCAGCTCGCCGTGGGCAGCTGGTCGGCAGCAAAAGTGACGAGGGAGGAATTGGAGGGGCCGGTCACGCACTGCAAGGGCGGAAGTGGTTCTCTTGGTGTGCGCCAGGTCGCGGGCGTCTTGTACGGGCAGCAGGTCCTAGAGCGGCTCGTCGTCGTGTGTGCGTGATTGGGGCCCCAAAGCTAGCATGCGGAGTGTCGTAGCCTCAATCTGGGTTGACGCTTGACGGGCCATTGTGGCACCGACGTCGCGATTCGCACCTGCCGCAGGAGCCACGTCTTGGCACCCGCGAGCCTTCTGGAACGGCAGGAACCTTGGAGAGGCTGTGCATCAGCGGAGGCCCATTCGTATCtcaacacacacacacccGCACCGCACCACCACCGAGGCTTCTAAACCCCCAGCCGCCCGTAGCTCTAGCTCGTGCATGCCTCCGCTGTGATCGTCCACGCCCATTATTAAAGGGTCCCCAAGTCCCCCATCATTTGCGACCCTTCCCCCGTTGTCTTCATCATCACTGCCGTCGCCCGGGACATTCACTACCTGCACCTCCTGGCCTCTGCTTCCGCACCACCATCAGCTTCCGCACCCGCTTCCACTACACACATCTCGACACGCCCACATTCACTCCCCGCCTGGATCCTGCTGTCGGTCGCTTTTCGCCATCCAAGACATTGCTAGTCGCTAGCTGCTGCTACACAGTACAACGAGATACACGTCGCTCCGCCCACCGTCACATTCACCCCCTCGCGCAAACCAGGCTACTTGACTGTATCCTGACCTGCCCGGAGACACTGCATCCTCCATCATCGCCCATTGCCAGCACACTTGCGCTCGCTCCATAGCGATTCTTACTCTACCGCGCTTCCCGAGCCAACGCCAGATTTTGCTCATTGCCGACGTTTTCCGTCCATCAACATGgcacagcagcagcagaaTGGCGAGCCTGTCATGCGCAGGTATGTGCAATTCTATATGTCAATTCTATAACAACCAATTTCTACCCCCTGTCAAACTTCAACTCGCCCATCGTTTTTGCTGGCTTTTTCCCTGCGCGCATGAGACGCTCAGCTGAAGGCCTCCCCTTCCACTTCAAATTTTCACCCTCTCGATCACGATCCTCAATTCCTGATGCCGAGACTTCTCCTTTCGCTACATCTTGCTGCATCGATACTTTTGGGCTCGTGGTACCCCCGGTTTTGGCGCCATAGCTTGCATCGGCCAACCCGGTCCGAACACACCTGGACTAAAAATAGGCCAGCCTACAGGCTTCCCATGCCCACTTTTTATCGACGCGCGCTCAATTCTTTCTGCTTCGGGTCGTTGCATCTGTATCCTAAACCCATTTTGCCTCTATACCTCGCTCAGTCACACCGACGCTGTCACACCGTTGCGACGCTCGTACATTATGCTGACCTTGTTCTCGTAGGAAGTTGGTCATCATTGGCGATGGTGCTTGCGGAAAGACCAGTCTTCTCAGCGTCTTTACTCTCGGCTACTTTCCAACCGTACGTCCTCCTGCGTCACATCACAGAGTAGCATGCTAACGTTACACTCAGCGATATGTCCCAACAGTCTTTGAAAACTACGTCACTGACTGCAGAGTAGACGGCAAGTCTGTTCAGCTCGCGCTATGGGATACTGCAGGACAAGAAGACTACGAACGCTTACGCCCGTTGGCATACAGCAAAGCACATGTCATCCTCATCGGTTTCTCGGTCGACTCGCCCGACTCGCTGGATAACGTAAAGCACAAGTGGGCGGAGGAGGCCCGTGAGCGCTGTCCGACGGTGCCGATCATCCTGGTTGGCTTGAAGAAGGATCTTCGTGAAGACCCGCTTGCCCAAGAAGAGATGCGCAAAAAGTCACTCAAGTTCACAACCCCCAAGCAAGGAAGCGACATGAAGGAGATGATCGGTGCACGCAAGTACCTCGAGTGCAGTTCACTGACCGGCGACGGCGTCGACGACGTTTTCGAAGCGGCAACCCGTGCTGCTCTTCTCTCAGTAGACAAGAAGGAAAACCCCGGCTGCGGATGCGTCGTACTATGAGCCACATAAATCACACTCGACATCTCTTATTCTTCAAAGCATTGGGCGGAGTACAACAAGGAGTAAAACTTGTGGGATTTATCACTGTCTGAGGCGTTTGTTGAGCGCTTTGCTTGCATTGCTTCAAAGGAGAGCTGGGTTGCAGCTTTCGAGCCTTTTTGTTCTTTTGTTCTTTTGTTCATTTTTGAGCATATTCCCATGGGGCAGGGGGAAGAGAAGCGCCATTTGCGGAACTTTGATCTTGGCTAATGATTGAGGGCATGCCATCATCATCCACTCTTTTTTTTTCAAATCCCCATTTTTGTGTATACCTAGGGAAGCTTGCTGCAGAGGGGATATGAGGAAGTGTCTGGACTGAGGGAGCTTGCACAGCAGATGAACTGCTGAGCAGTAATACTATCACATACAGCGTTGAATATTGTAGTATTGCATGTACAGCGGGAATTGAAATGTATTTTCACATGGCTTTCCACACGCCTGAAATCCTTGTCCGCTATACACATAATGTACATTTCCTCAATTCCTCGTCCACGCATGATTCCACCCATCCCGACTCGGGAAATCCGTCTGAACCCTCCCATACTCCACCGGCACACTCCCCCACACTCCCCTCTTCAACATGGCACTCCGATACAACCGTCCCACCTCCCGACCCCTCGTACCCAAGCGCCCCGCATCCGGTCCCTGACCACCAGCCTCTGCCTCACTCACGCGGTTACCGTTGTTATCCAACAGGCGCAAGTGCTCGCAGGCGTCGCGCATCGCCATGTATTGGCGCTCTAGCTCGCGCTCCTCAGCCCAGCGGCGCTTGCGCAGGAAAAGCATCCAGGCGCGGTGAATAGTCCAATGGCGGAGGAAGCGGTTGCGGGAGAAGTGGAGGGGGCGCGGGGTTAGGGGGTGTTGGAGGTGGTAGCGGATGTTTACTAGGTGGTTGTTAGTTTGGTATTTTTGCGGTGGACGGTGGTTTACTCGGCGGGCCGGTGGTAGTTGGAGTGAACAAAAAAAGAGAGACTCACCTATTCGCGGATCAGTACCGGGGCCTTTGGCTCGCTTCTCCATTCGTGTGGtggaggagaaggaggctgTGGGTGTTCTTTGCGCCTGTTGTTGTTGCCGACATTGCCATTGCGATGTGCGTTGCCAGATATTTGTAGTTTGCGTCGTCGACGGTATTTTCGAGGGCCGGAACACCGAGCGGAAGGCGAAGAGGTTCATGGTGGTGTTGTAGGGAGGCGCAATGCCGGGTTGCGATTGGGGTGTGGATGGCCGTGGTGATGGTGTTTCTGGAAATTCCGACTTGCGGATGCCGGGACCCTGGTTGCGCCAAGATAGGCTAGTGAGACGGCGGAGGGTGGGTGGGATGCGCGAGGTGACAAGACAACGATGGGATAGTTTGTTTAATTTTATTGAGAATGGGTTCTTTGGTAGGGAGATTGTGATGGTTAATGTGGGTGCGAGACTCGCGTGTCATACTAGGTACTTCTTCACACGCAAACGTCCAGAATTCAACTCATGAATTTATGTGCCCGCGACTTTCCCTGACTCCTAAGATAACACTGAAAAATGTCTGCTTCATCACGTATCATGTTGTACATTTTAAAGCAACGTTTCTTCTTTCAAGTTCCGATTTGAGACAGTCTCCTTCCCGCGGACGTGGATTTTTTCAGTAAGCAGAACTCATGGAGTTGTCTCGATAATGTTTGAACACTGATAGAGAGGACTTGAAACCTTTTTACATGGGTAGCTAGACAAAAGGAAGAATTGGGAAATAAATTTCTGGGACAAGGACCCAACGAAACATGTTTCTTTCCATTATGTTTTTAGGTACTCTACGAAACACCAATGCTACCGTCCAGGAATGATTAGAATATTCAAGATAAGAAGTATACGTCACTGACACTCAGGAAAAGCACCAGATACATATGAGCAGAATTGCTAGCGCGTCAGGAGTTTTTAAATACCGCCGAGATGCTTGCAAGGCTTGAAGTGCTTTGAAGTGCCATTTGTTGTTTTGGGTCTTGTTTTGGAAGATATTAAACAACAGAAAAGGAAAAGTCAAATTTAACATTTTAAAAGATGGACTGGTACATATGACATGTGTCATTTCAGCGGCGAGGCGACACAGCATACCTTCGGCGCGACGCCTATTTTCAAAGAAAAGGCGGGAAGAGCCGCCGACTCATGACCACCCGTTGACAATAATTTTCAGTTCATATAGCTCGAAGTACTGTCTTTAGAGGAGAACCTGGAATCCTCGGAGTAGATATAAAATACGGTAGCAGTCTCAATATTAGGCCTGGCGGTAGTTTGTTCTTGAGCGGGGAGAAACCATGGTATAGCGACTTGTAGTTTCCAagcaaagaagaagaacatCGGACTTGATATTTTAATCTTCTAGAAAGTTAGGGCGGGAAAAGTCATGTTCGTAGTCGCGTAACCCTTTTTAGAATTTTCTCATAGAGTATGTGGATAGAAGAGAACTAAGTAGTGAAGAGCAGCACATTTATACGCATCTAGCATGGTTAATGCGGCCGTATGAGAGTTTTTAATATCGGTAGTCGGGAAATCCGTTCATGTGTGCTCCGGGACCAACTTTGAAGCAAGACATAGGAAGGAGATTTTCAATTTTTAGGGTTGAGAAAGCCGGAGACACCACATGTCGCTGAATAACTCGCATTTTAGTAAAGCGTCTTTTAGAGCCTTATTTTATAGTGAGCTCGCCGTAGCGACAGCAGTATTTTATCCGCATCGAGAGCGAAAACAACCGCGGACATCGAACTTAATCCATGTAGTTTTGATGAATTCTTTTATGTATTAACTTATATTTTGGAATCGACCGTCTGAAAGCACCACATGTCAGAGACCGAGGTCCCTTTGTAGGTTTTAAGAAAGCAGGAAGAATCTAGACATCGTGCATGTCTCGGTAGGGTTTAATTTTAGAAAAAGAGAGTGTGGTAGATGGTGTTATGggaaggagaaggagatTTTCATCCAGAGTCCGGGTTGTCAAAGCTGTGCAATCTTCTGCCTATCGATTCATGTTTAGGAAACGAGAGACTCAAAGCAGCACGTCGAGGTCATCGTTATTCTTAGGTTTTAAGAAGGCAGGAAGAAGTAGGACATTGAACCTTTTACATAGTTTTTAATTTTAGAAAAGTAAAGTATGATAGATAGTGTCATGAGAGGGAGGAGAGTTTTATACCCGAGTCCGAGTGTTCAAAGCTGTGCAATTTTCTGGCTATCGATCTATGTTTTGGAAACGACAGTCTCAAAGCACCACATTGCACAGACGCAGGATGTTTTGTAGTTTTCGAGAAAGCAGAAAGAAATTGGTCATAGGGTCATGAACCAATAGATTTTAATTTTGGAAAAAGGAAGATGATGTGGTAGATGGCGTCGTGGAAGGGGGATGTAAGAGGTATTTATACACAGGTCTGGGTAGTCAGAGCAGCAGGAGGCAGTGCGCTAGACACAGTCATAATGGCGAGTCCTGCATGACATATACTTGGGTTAACTTGTGGAAAACATAGTACTTTTGTCTTGTTGCTTTTAGAACAGTTGTAGAAGCGGCGGTGGTAACGCCCAGGTCCCAGAAACATAGGTAGATTGTGTATGTCTCTTATGATTTGATTTTAAGACTCCGCATAGAGTGGTCGACATGCGGTTTTCGATGCTTCGACACAGTTGAGTTTGAATTTTAGAAACCAGGAAGGGAATCAGCATAGATTGCACCGCTTATATTTTAGAAAATCCCTTTAAATGGATGTGGATGAGAATAGTGCAAGAGAAGAAAACATGGATAGTGAAAGCGGTATTTTAAGAAGAGCCTCAGTCCACAGACATGTGGGCATCATATTTTCTTTTAGTTCATATGCAAGTAGCCAGCGCAAAGGTTTTGGTCCGTGTAAAGAAGTAGAAGGGAGACCTCTGCATCCATGGCTTTTATAGTCATTTTGCAAGGCCCCTAGTGCATTTTTATGGCTGGCCAGGAAGCAGAACATGGTACCTTGGTGCGTTTTTTTTCTGGCCAGAGAAACATGGAAAGCGATGCGTACGGTTTGAGAGATTTTGAGTATAAGCCGAGCTCCGAGAATATATCACGCTCGTATTGTGATTCTGACCGCACAGACATTGCTTTAACGATGACTGTGTCCAACACAACTAACCGCACCATACAGCCGCCACACACTGCGTAGGTAGAACTTAGCTTTTTGACAAAGTCAGCACACAGTATGTCTCTGCCTCAGGGAATTTAATTATAGAAGCACGGCCACAAGAGGCACCCCGACACATTTCTTAGTTGCTTGTAAATTTCTGGAACAAAAGAAGAGACATTTCTTCAGTTACTACCGTTTTAGTAGATGGAGGACATTTTatgagaagaaggaagaaagaagaggaagattGCGTGAAGGTAAGAGTTTAAGTATCCAAGAAGCTTGGAAACATGTCGCGCATGACTTTTACTTTTAGGTTCCAAGACCGCGGGACATGTAGCTGTTCTCTTGGTTTTTCGATAACGAGGTGATGTTGCACTTAGACTGGCAGAAGGATACCGACCAATGTAGAGTGTTTTTAGGTGCTTCCAAGCCACATGTTGAAATAGCTGTTGATTCTTAAGTCTCCACAACGCAGGACATGTGAGGTCGACGATGACTTTTTCAGTAAAGAGGTAAGTATGCAGAAAACAAAGTAAGTCAACCGCCGTATATTATCCTCAAGTTTTTCCAAGCCACAGAGCCAAATTCATCTGTTCCGTAGATATTTTTGAGTTTCCACAGCGCTGGACATGAGGGAGACGCATCAAGGGTTTAGTAGAGAAGTATTTTTGTACGCGGAAAAGAGGAAGAACATCGATGGCCACATGAAGAATTTTAGTCTCGCGTTTTGCTCCACACACATCAGGTCCATGTCTCGGATATTTTCAAAGTATAGAGAAAGAAAAAGGTGATaaagaagaaagagaggaAGCCAGCAGCAGTAGATATTTATATACCCGCGGAACGCAAGTCACCCACATATGATCAAAGCTGTTTGATTTTAATCGCTAGTGCTGCGCCTCCCATAGATTTCCCCAAATGACCATAGAGGGTTGTGAACACTCGGTTGAGACAGAAGAACGGACACATTGCAGGTAACATACGGTGTTTAGAACGCCAGAACGCCATAGACTTGGACGTAACCAATTTCAGGAATTTTCGAAAGATGTAGAAGGTAAGAGGTAGGAAACAAGAGCGGTAGCAGCGGTGGTATTTATATGCCAGCGCCAGCTCCAGCCCAAGGACATATCTGCATAGTGCGAGCAGTTTGAGAACGCCGCCAAACACATATGAAGATCGATGACAAGATTTTGTGCACTCACACATGCGCCAGTGCAAAGTCATGTTTGGATCGTGCATCGGTTTTAAGAAATCTCCCAAACACATGAATGTGTCCGAGGAAGGTTTTTAGCACTACACCAACACATACTGGGTTTTGCACGTTGTTTTTACTGTCAGAGAAGGACACACATTCCCAGTTTCCCAGGTAATTTTGGAAAACGAAATACCATGAGAAAATCATACTGTGTTTTGTTGACTTTggtagaaagaagaggagtgTTGGAGAAATAAGAAAGTGGTGAGCCCACCGTTTTTATATACACCCAAAAGGGCGGGTGCCAGAGAACATGATGTCGTATGCGGTACTTTTAGAACAAGCCGACGAGAGAGGTCGAGTGCTCGAGAACATGGCAGCTCTCAGGACATCTTTTGAGTACAGACGACAAAAGAGAGCGGAAAATCATCGAGGCACCACAGCAACGTTTTGAGAAAAAAAGAGGGAACAGCATCTTCCTTCGCCAAGTCGGTTTCTAGCACAGCTGATAATATTATTTTGCAGGAAAGAGGTAGTGAACATCCTAAGTGCTACTTCCAATTTCAGAGAACCAGTCATCAGCGTGGACTCCGATCATTTAGGTATTTGAAGAAATGGTTGGTGAATGTAGGAAGAGAAGAATCGGGGACGAGGACGAATTTAAATAGGAAAGCAGCGGCTCTAGACCACAAGAGAAAAGCCGACAGCGAGGTCCAAATAACACATGAAAAGACATGTGCACTCATTAAGCGTGTAGAGCTACGGCTTTTGCGCGCATACGCTTTACTGAATGTCTTTTGAAATGATCATAAATGGAGAATGGAAAGATTTAGATGGTAACAAGAAGGCGGACAAGCATCGCCGATTATACTTTCTAGTTTTCCAACAGCAGCAGACATGATCTATCACCTTTTTGATTTTGAATGAAGAGTTTTGGGAGTGTGCACAGAGTCTGGGATAGTAAAGCGGACGAGCGATTTATATAGACGACAGCTGTAAGCTAATCCAAATCAAGACCTAGCCAACCTTCCTTGTTTATGTATGCAGCGAATATTCAAGATGCATTAAAGTGATTTTGAAGAAACTAACACGATTCGAAAGCTCCACGAAGCGGAAACGGAGGCAACAGGCATGTGCATATCAAAGTGTCAGACGACCATGCATGTCCCcaaaagaagaagaaagcgAGTCAGATAATTACTGCGCGACAAACCTGG is a genomic window containing:
- a CDS encoding GTPase SAR1 and related small G protein; translated protein: MAQQQQNGEPVMRRKLVIIGDGACGKTSLLSVFTLGYFPTRYVPTVFENYVTDCRVDGKSVQLALWDTAGQEDYERLRPLAYSKAHVILIGFSVDSPDSLDNVKHKWAEEARERCPTVPIILVGLKKDLREDPLAQEEMRKKSLKFTTPKQGSDMKEMIGARKYLECSSLTGDGVDDVFEAATRAALLSVDKKENPGCGCVVL
- a CDS encoding mitochondrial 54S ribosomal protein mL40, whose protein sequence is MNLFAFRSVFRPSKIPSTTQTTNIWQRTSQWQCRQQQQAQRTPTASFSSTTRMEKRAKGPGTDPRIVNIRYHLQHPLTPRPLHFSRNRFLRHWTIHRAWMLFLRKRRWAEERELERQYMAMRDACEHLRLLDNNGNRVSEAEAGGQGPDAGRLGTRGREVGRLYRSAMLKRGVWGSVPVEYGRVQTDFPSRDGWNHAWTRN